In Portunus trituberculatus isolate SZX2019 chromosome 46, ASM1759143v1, whole genome shotgun sequence, a single window of DNA contains:
- the LOC123520054 gene encoding protein Asterix-like — MQTANHSSDPKRADKITRYKPPAQGTPGAPGEDPTTDYMNVLGMIFSMCGLMMRLKWCAWVALYCSCISFANARVNDDTKQMLSSFMLSISAVVMSYLQNPQPMTPPWSNI; from the exons ATGCAGACCGCTAACCACAGCTCTGATCCCAAGAGGGCAGACAAGATCACCAG ATACAAGCCTCCTGCACAGGGTACCCCCGGGGCTCCTGGTGAGGACCCCACTACTGACTATATGAATGTGTTGGGCATGATCTTCAGTATGTGTGGCCTCATGATGCGG CTCAAGTGGTGTGCTTGGGTGGCCCTCTACTGTTCTTGCATTAGCTTCGCCAATGCACGGGTGAATGATGACACCAAACAGATGCTGAGTAGCTTCAT GTTGTCCATCTCAGCAGTTGTGATGTCCTATCTCCAGAACCCCCAGCCCATGACACCACCGTGGTCCAATATATGA
- the LOC123520051 gene encoding vegetative cell wall protein gp1-like isoform X2 — translation MRCWRGSMAARPPSPSSSDDPPCPASTTSPSPSPSPSPSCSEPSSTSSGLSPSSVLRGRVSPDAGSLVAVSTLEGEVTPGEAEPDEAAASLEARAGVASPASPDPCSSEVSSSSPSGGASPPWAPDSSQSSTSLLESRPSWPPPRPGPATPSSSSWVSPGGEATVSRSTWRAASPAGATSSLSPESLWGDMEGGDVTSTGPPELPEPARPCSGDVPSTTSSWLPNSHLSSTQEGGAWCPANDGAWGGCDPWLPPQPGPAEAVVPPPSWRSRAALNLTRVTPTAPPPRPPTPPRQSTPPPGRARAHCQPLRQSVSPPPRGYPRVPSPSGVRRSLSPPAHPRPHTPTRRSSSPAPLSAIHAQPPSPGARPRLSPRPRSARTPSPRPPRPPASAPDPSPASTSQQSPRPHYNKMRGR, via the exons AT gcGATGCTGGAGGGGCAGCATGGCGGCCCGCCcgccctcaccctcctcttccgATGACCCGCCCTGCCCCGCTTCCACCACCTCGCCCTCACCCTCGCCCTCGCCTTCACCTTCGTGCTCGGAGCCTTCCTCCACCAGCAGTGGACTCTCCCCATCATCAGTGTTGCGAGGTCGCGTATCCCCTGACGCGGGCAGCCTGGTGGCGGTCTCCACCCTCGAGGGGGAAGTAACCCCCGGGGAGGCTGAGCCTGACGAGGCAGCGGCGAGCCTGGAGGCGCGGGCAGGCGTGGCCTCACCGGCCTCCCCTGACCCTTGCTCCTCGGAGGTGAGCAGCTCCAGTCCGTCAGGCGGTGCCAGTCCGCCCTGGGCCCCGGACTCGTCCCAGAGCAGCACTTCCCTCCTGGAGTCCCGCCCTTCTTGGCCTCCTCCCAGACCCGGCCCtgccaccccttcctcctccagctgggTGAGTCCTGGCGGTGAGGCCACAGTCTCCCGCTCTACCTGGCGGGCGGCCTCCCCGGCAGGCGCCACGTCCTCACTGTCGCCGGAGTCCCTCTGGGGTGACATGGAGGGCGGCGACGTGACCTCCACAGGTCCGCCGGAGCTGCCGGAGCCGGCGCGTCCTTGCTCGGGTGACgtgccctccaccacctcctcgtgGCTGCCCAACAGCCACCTTAGCTCCACGCAAGAGGGCGGGGCGTGGTGCCCGGCCAATGATGGGGCTTGGGGTGGCTGCGATCCCTGGCTGCCGCCCCAGCCTGGGCCTGCGGAGGCAGTGGTGCCGCCCCCGTCCTGGAGATCCCGAGCTGCGCTGAACCTTACCCGAGTCACGCCCACCGCCCCGCCCCCTAGGCCTCCCACGCCTCCACGCCAGTCCACGCCCCCACCAGGCCGAGCCCGCGCCCACTGCCAGCCGCTGCGCCAGTCGGTGTCCCCGCCCCCCCGTGGTTACCCTCGAGTTCCCTCCCCCTCGGGCGTGAGGCGGTCACTCTCGCCGCCCGCGCATCCCCGCCCGCACACTCCAACCAGACGATCGTCCTCACCTGCGCCACTGTCAGCCATCCACGCCCAACCACCCTCCCCAGGCGCCAGGCCGCGGCTGAGCCCCCGCCCCAG GTCCGCCCGCACGCCCAGCCCCAGGCCGCCCCGACCCCCAGCCTCTGCCCCCGACCCCAGCCCCGCCTCCACCTCCCAGCAGTCCCCCCGCCCTCACTACAACAAGATGAGGGGGCGATGA
- the LOC123520051 gene encoding vegetative cell wall protein gp1-like isoform X1: MAARPPSPSSSDDPPCPASTTSPSPSPSPSPSCSEPSSTSSGLSPSSVLRGRVSPDAGSLVAVSTLEGEVTPGEAEPDEAAASLEARAGVASPASPDPCSSEVSSSSPSGGASPPWAPDSSQSSTSLLESRPSWPPPRPGPATPSSSSWVSPGGEATVSRSTWRAASPAGATSSLSPESLWGDMEGGDVTSTGPPELPEPARPCSGDVPSTTSSWLPNSHLSSTQEGGAWCPANDGAWGGCDPWLPPQPGPAEAVVPPPSWRSRAALNLTRVTPTAPPPRPPTPPRQSTPPPGRARAHCQPLRQSVSPPPRGYPRVPSPSGVRRSLSPPAHPRPHTPTRRSSSPAPLSAIHAQPPSPGARPRLSPRPRSARTPSPRPPRPPASAPDPSPASTSQQSPRPHYNKMRGR, encoded by the exons ATGGCGGCCCGCCcgccctcaccctcctcttccgATGACCCGCCCTGCCCCGCTTCCACCACCTCGCCCTCACCCTCGCCCTCGCCTTCACCTTCGTGCTCGGAGCCTTCCTCCACCAGCAGTGGACTCTCCCCATCATCAGTGTTGCGAGGTCGCGTATCCCCTGACGCGGGCAGCCTGGTGGCGGTCTCCACCCTCGAGGGGGAAGTAACCCCCGGGGAGGCTGAGCCTGACGAGGCAGCGGCGAGCCTGGAGGCGCGGGCAGGCGTGGCCTCACCGGCCTCCCCTGACCCTTGCTCCTCGGAGGTGAGCAGCTCCAGTCCGTCAGGCGGTGCCAGTCCGCCCTGGGCCCCGGACTCGTCCCAGAGCAGCACTTCCCTCCTGGAGTCCCGCCCTTCTTGGCCTCCTCCCAGACCCGGCCCtgccaccccttcctcctccagctgggTGAGTCCTGGCGGTGAGGCCACAGTCTCCCGCTCTACCTGGCGGGCGGCCTCCCCGGCAGGCGCCACGTCCTCACTGTCGCCGGAGTCCCTCTGGGGTGACATGGAGGGCGGCGACGTGACCTCCACAGGTCCGCCGGAGCTGCCGGAGCCGGCGCGTCCTTGCTCGGGTGACgtgccctccaccacctcctcgtgGCTGCCCAACAGCCACCTTAGCTCCACGCAAGAGGGCGGGGCGTGGTGCCCGGCCAATGATGGGGCTTGGGGTGGCTGCGATCCCTGGCTGCCGCCCCAGCCTGGGCCTGCGGAGGCAGTGGTGCCGCCCCCGTCCTGGAGATCCCGAGCTGCGCTGAACCTTACCCGAGTCACGCCCACCGCCCCGCCCCCTAGGCCTCCCACGCCTCCACGCCAGTCCACGCCCCCACCAGGCCGAGCCCGCGCCCACTGCCAGCCGCTGCGCCAGTCGGTGTCCCCGCCCCCCCGTGGTTACCCTCGAGTTCCCTCCCCCTCGGGCGTGAGGCGGTCACTCTCGCCGCCCGCGCATCCCCGCCCGCACACTCCAACCAGACGATCGTCCTCACCTGCGCCACTGTCAGCCATCCACGCCCAACCACCCTCCCCAGGCGCCAGGCCGCGGCTGAGCCCCCGCCCCAG GTCCGCCCGCACGCCCAGCCCCAGGCCGCCCCGACCCCCAGCCTCTGCCCCCGACCCCAGCCCCGCCTCCACCTCCCAGCAGTCCCCCCGCCCTCACTACAACAAGATGAGGGGGCGATGA